In Lolium rigidum isolate FL_2022 chromosome 7, APGP_CSIRO_Lrig_0.1, whole genome shotgun sequence, the DNA window TTCTCGCCCCTTCCTCGGCACGCGTTTCAACTAAATTGTTCCTTAATTTCTTTTGAAACGGAAATGCTCCATTACTGTTCTTACTCCTAAATTAGTGTTTGCTCGTTTATTACAGAGTTATTGGGATTGATTTAGGAGCGGTAATGATGACGTGAATGCTCGCGGAAGCAAAGCTGTTCGTCACTTGGTCGCACTAGAGTAATGGCTAGTGCTCTAGTAGTCTGATTGTCTGAACAACGAGCTCATAGGGTACCAGCAGTGTGTTGACCAAGACACAACATTGTGGACAGAGTCAGGCTGCTGCCGCGCGGGTCGTCTCTTGTTCAGACGCGCTTGCAACAGTGGATTCCTCCCTTCTTCTCTGCCCCTTCTCGCACGCGTTCAAACCCTCTCGTCAAGCGCCCAGTCCACGCACTCCCACTCACGCCCTATTTCAAAATTCGAATTCATGCACATGTTCAGACGATGCTCTGCCCTGTTTTGTCCTCAAAATTCGAAATTCCAAGCAGATTAAGACAGAATTTATAACCAACCAAAGAACGATTGTTATTCATCCCAAATCAGGGAATCATCAAGGGGACGCTGTACAGATTACTAGAGACGCGAGGCGCTAGGAGCAGATTAACCCATGGTTAACGACACTACCAGCTACGCTACGGCCGGGTTCATCATCTACCTCAGCGCCGCCACGGCCACCTGGACCTGCGGAGCCACCCTGCGGCTGTTCCTGCTGCGGTTGCGGCCGCCGCCGACAGCGCACCTGCCGCCGCCGTTGCTCGCGaacttgttgttgctgctgccgtTATTGACGACAAACTTGCTGTTGCCgaccttgttgttgttgttgatggcaCCGGCACCGCCGTGCTTGTTCCCgttggcggctgcggcggcgaggtcgaGCTCGAGCTCGAGGCCGAAGAGCACGCCCGCGAACCCGCGCAcgccctccttggcgaagtacacCTGGCGGACGCGGCGGAAGGCCTCCCAGGTGAGCGCGCTGTCGGAGCCCGCCTGgtgcgcccgccccgcctcgcgcGTGGCCCCGAGGGCCGCCGCGACGGCGTCGAGCCCGCCGCGGAGGCCGGGGCATCTCCCCATGATGTGGCGCACGTCGTACACCTGCTCGCCGAAGAAGACGCGCACGAGGCCGAGGAACTCGGGCAGGGTGCGGGGCAGCTTGCGGCCCATGAGCAGCTTCACGAGGTACCCGAAGTCGTAGGCCGAGTGGAACGTGGCCCAGGTGACCGCgggggcgctggcggcgccgccggcgcagaCGAGGCCGGACGCCATGAGGTGGGCGGCGAGCACGCGCGCGTCGACGCCGTGCGCGCGGTGGGCCGCGAGGTCGAGGCCGTGGTCGGCGAGCAGCTGGACGGACTCGGGCGCGTGGCGGTGCACGCGCGGGTCGAACTCGCGCAGGTTGATCTCGAAGGCGATGGCGGGGGGCGCGTCCGGGGACGGGGCGAAGGCGAGGCCGACCTGGATGAGGTGGAGCGCGTCCACGTTGGCCTTGAGCGCCGCGTAGCGCTCCGACGGGGTGAGCAGGAAGTGCGGCTTGCTGGGGTGGTGCACCACGCCGGGGAACTCCGTGTCCATGGCCACGTACGGGTACTTCGCCGCCGCCTGCCGGATCAGCCAGAACTCGTAGTCCACGTTGCCTGCCCACACCTGCCGGATCTCCAGCTTCCGACCCTTCGTCACCGGGCCGAACCCCGTGCCGACGGGGGCGAACCCCGGGGCGGCGAGCTCCGGATGCACCGtcatcgcggcggcggcgtcgtcggcggATTAATTCTCGTCGCTGGGAAGATTGGATCGCGGAGGGCAGAGAAGATCGAACTGGACTCTGATTTGTGTGTTCGATTTGGGGATGTTGAACTGTGGCGACGGCGGCCAGGGATTTATAGGGCTTGGGGTCGGCTGGTTCCAGCCGGGTGCGGGGGAAAGGAAGGGGAAGGCGGCACGGCCGCTTTGAGATTCGTGTTCAGGGGAACTGACGGTCGATAGGGTACGTGACAGCGCGTTTATGGCGTGCGCGATATATACTTACCAATGATAAGCTAGCTCCTTCCGGGCGTGTCAAGTCTGACCGGACCGCCAAGGAAGGCCCATGTATCTGGGCGTGTCAAAGGTGGTCGACTCGGTCCACACTAAAATATACTACTCCTACTACTACCACTCAATTTTGTTTTTTAGCAAGTTATTATAATGCCGGTTTCCGTTTTCGAAATCGTCTCCCCGCTTTAATATGGAAACCATGGCTGCCGCAACATgactactccctctctcacagtttataaggcgtgCACGTACATCTAGAtcgtaaatttgatcaagttagcattagttgtatattataaaaattatatcattagaaagtttagatgttctattttctattgatataatttttacattatataatttaaattatatagcttaaattggtgacctagggatacggggaggactagtaaactgagaaggAGGGAGTAGTGTTTATCTTGTTGGTACAGTTAACCTTCTCATAAGGTTTCCGAATTCGCGCTATGTTTTACTGGCAACACCTTCCCGATTTGATGAGAAAAGACTGTTGCCTTCCTAAGCTGGTGCTTATCTGTTTGTTAGTACCATTGACTATCTTGAAAGGTTTCTGAATTCGAGTTACGGTATACTCGCAACACCTCCCCGTTTGATGAGAAAAGACCGTTGTAGTCTCACGCCAACTCTCATCGGTTTGTTGGTACCCTTGACCTTCTTTTAAGGGTTTTAAGGGTTTCCAAATTCTAGTTACAACGTCTCCCCGCTTCAACAGGAAAAGACCGTTGCCATGGCATGCAGGCAGTGCATCTGTTTGTTGGTATTGTTAACCTTTTGGAAGGGTTTTTGAATTCGTGCTACGTTTTACTCGCAACACCTTCCTGCTTCGATGGGAAAAGACCGTTGCCTTCCTAGGAGGGCGTTTATCTGTTTGTTGGTATCATTCACCATCTGAAAGGTTTCTAAATTCAAGTTATGCTATACTCGCAACACCTCTCCGCTTTGATGAGAAAAGACCGTTGCCGTCTCACGCCAACTCTCATCTATTTGTTGGTACCGTTGACCTTCTTTTAAGTGTTTCCAAATTCGAGTTACGATGTCTCCCCGCTTCAATCGGAAAAGACCGTTGCTAGTACCGTTGACCTTCTGGAAGGGTTTTTGAATTCGAGTTACATTTTACTGCCAACATATTTCCGCTTTGATTGGAAAATGCCTTTTACATCTCATGCCAATGTTTATCCGTTTGTTGGTGCGTTTGACATTCTTGATGGTTTCGAATTCGAGTTATGTTTTACTCGCAACGCCTTCCCGCTTTAATAAGGAAAAGATCATTGACATGGCACGCTGGTAGAGCATCTCTTTGTTGGTATCCTTGAACTTCACATAGAGCCCTTTTCTCCTCTTGATGTATTTAGATGGAATTCAAGGGTGGTGAACACAGTCCGGTCAAATTATGTCTATTAGATTTGTTGTTTAGCAACAAATATTGCGGGTTCACTTAATAGCGCGCCATTTTCTCGCAACATCTCCTGCTTTAATGGTCATCGCGTCGGTACCTCTTAAATAATGCAGCTTTCGCGCGAGGTTTAATGGCAACACCTCCCACTTCAATGAA includes these proteins:
- the LOC124671061 gene encoding probable CCR4-associated factor 1 homolog 11, translating into MTVHPELAAPGFAPVGTGFGPVTKGRKLEIRQVWAGNVDYEFWLIRQAAAKYPYVAMDTEFPGVVHHPSKPHFLLTPSERYAALKANVDALHLIQVGLAFAPSPDAPPAIAFEINLREFDPRVHRHAPESVQLLADHGLDLAAHRAHGVDARVLAAHLMASGLVCAGGAASAPAVTWATFHSAYDFGYLVKLLMGRKLPRTLPEFLGLVRVFFGEQVYDVRHIMGRCPGLRGGLDAVAAALGATREAGRAHQAGSDSALTWEAFRRVRQVYFAKEGVRGFAGVLFGLELELDLAAAAANGNKHGGAGAINNNNKVGNSKFVVNNGSSNNKFASNGGGRCAVGGGRNRSRNSRRVAPQVQVAVAALSRQPKTSLYNQSKGNILDIGPFIWSTRVARVKYPPTLLLPPRRRRPDSVDPCHRTSACARAESVAAPPRLRLRSRCRHALPHSSTGYHGVRIRPSGRWAAEITRGVERFWLATFESAELAARA